One part of the Ornithodoros turicata isolate Travis chromosome 2, ASM3712646v1, whole genome shotgun sequence genome encodes these proteins:
- the LOC135385947 gene encoding F-box only protein 28-like — MEQAKVEEATCGTCVSSRGEQNRAINLLDLPSEILENILKYTSFCNMCQLRRVCRYLNQIAASLLNSEFVKLRMAMQQRFQHIKAQMPRRESARRKHPLARECDIVETLHMRLTLLQMTFGKHIERKHCCFFPGEILDEVYRILRYVEVTPTLSRAYKVTDELFDLTTMAMEYFKEHIEPTLPEITYFATDFLDYTPSFPSSLKSQLSLMDASPSTSVQGSSPSGPLSPQPPQVNPTVKKRLRKLRESMKKNSGQVLALRRELKLTRKRVTTQQRHLLELKARYDDYDQRLQTTSRKLNAVLQELSRCKTELQYWRSKSPAAVPCSCGKTTPTPVMPPLEFMGNDDFMPIEIQEGSSAENELKLVPACYGLPPDDTSDDGHPATSQEVLRGFKRKLDLDSPQTGHLILKMPKAQRLSLPDTE, encoded by the exons ATGGAACAGGCTAAGGTGGAAGAAGCCACGTGTGGCACCTGTGTTTCGAGTAGAGGAGAGCAAAACAGGGCAATTAATCTGCTGGACCTTCCTTCTGAAATTCTAGAAAACATCCTCAAGTACACTAGCTTCTGCAATATGTGCCAGCTGAGAAGG GTGTGTCGGTACCTAAACCAAATTGCTGCCTCACTACTCAATTCTGAGTTCGTGAAGCTTCGCATGGCAATGCAGCAGCGTTTCCAGCACATTAAAGCTCAGATGCCTCGCCGAGAGTCAGCACGGCGCAAGCACCCACTGGCCAGGGAGTGCGATATTGTTGAGACCCTTCACATGCGTCTCACTCTTCTACAGATGACATTTGGAAAGCACATTGAACGCAAACACTGTTGTTTCTTCCCTGGAGAG ATACTTGACGAGGTATATCGCATTCTGCGATACGTAGAGGTAACTCCAACATTAAGCCGGGCCTACAAGGTGACTGATGAGCTGTTTGATCTGACCACCATGGCTATGGAGTATTTTAAGGAGCATATCGAGCCCACACTTCCAGAAATCACCTACTTTGCAACAGACTTCCTCGACTACACACCCTCCTTTCCAT CATCACTTAAGAGCCAGCTGTCCCTTATGGATGCCTCCCCTTCAACAAGCGTCCAAGGCTCATCTCCTAGTGGTCCACTCTCTCCTCAGCCTCCACAGGTTAATCCAACTGTCAAGAAACGTCTTCGGAAGCTAAGGGAGAGCATGAAAAA AAATAGTGGCCAAGTGCTAGCCCTGCGACGCGAACTCAAGCTGACTCGCAAACGCGTGACCACGCAGCAGCGCCATCTGCTGGAATTGAAAGCACGCTACGACGACTACGACCAGCGCTTGCAGACAACATCTCGCAAGCTGAACGCCGTACTGCAGGAATTGAGCCGCTGCAAGACAGAGCTGCAGTACTGGCGCTCAAAATCACCCGCTGCAGTACCTTGCTCCTGCGGTAAAACCACACCTACTCCGGTCATGCCTCCACTGGAGTTTATGGGAAATGACGATTTCATGCCAATTGAGATACAGGAGGGTTCGTCGGCAGAAAATGAGCTCAAACTTGTTCCCGCTTGCTATGGACTGCCCCCGGATGACACATCAGACGACGGACATCCAGCAACTTCGCAAGAAGTGCTCAGAGGTTTCAAAAGAAAACTGGACTTGGACTCCCCTCAAACGGGCCATCTGATTTTGAAGATGCCAAAAGCCCAGCGGCTTTCTTTGCCCGATACGGAATAA